Proteins encoded together in one Arvicola amphibius unplaced genomic scaffold, mArvAmp1.2, whole genome shotgun sequence window:
- the LOC119805757 gene encoding retinol dehydrogenase 13-like, translating into CFLVVLHLGHFLLTNLLLDKLKASAPSRIINLSSLAHVAGHIDFDDLNWKTKKYDTKAAYCQSKLAVVLFTKELSRRLQGTGVTVNALHPGVARTELGRHTDMHNSAFSSFTLGPFFWLLFKSPQLAAQPSTYLAVAEELESVSGKYFDGLREKAPSPEAEDEEVARRLWAESANLVGLDMAHGSPGRGQSLPR; encoded by the exons TGTTTTCTTGTCGTCCTTCATCTAGGTCACTTTCTGTTGACAAACTTGCTGCTGGACAAGCTGAAGGCCTCGGCCCCTTCGCGCATCATCAACTTGTCCTCCCTGGCTCATGTTGCTGGGCACATAGACTTTGATGACTTGAATTGGAAGACAAAAAAGTATGACACCAAGGCGGCCTACTGCCAGAGCAAGTTGGCTGTTGTCCTCTTCACCAAGGAGCTGAGCCGCCGGCTGCAAG GCACAGGTGTGACGGTCAATGCTCTGCACCCCGGTGTGGCCAGGACAGAGCtgggcagacatacagacatgcacaacTCTGCCTTCTCCAGCTTCACACTTG GGCCCTTCTTCTGGCTGCTGTTCAAGAGTCCCCAGTTGGCGGCCCAGCCCAGCACATACCTGGCAGTGGCAGAGGAACTGGAGAGCGTTTCTGGGAAGTACTTTGATGGACTCAGAGAGAAGGCTCCGTCTCCTGAGGCTGAAGATGAGGAAGTAGCCCGGAGACTTTGGGCTGAAAGTGCTAACTTGGTGGGCTTGGACATGGCTCATGGGTCCCCTGGAAGGGGACAGTCCCTCCCCAGATAA